From a single Sander vitreus isolate 19-12246 unplaced genomic scaffold, sanVit1 R1_20, whole genome shotgun sequence genomic region:
- the LOC144513177 gene encoding uncharacterized protein LOC144513177, which translates to MGSNGLWYNHGCDGSFYSVCADVRGSNVTFVIIITPMTWTKAQSYCRDHHTDLASVRNMTENQEVQAMLTGGGLYWIGLFRDSWKWSDGSTSSFRFWKTGQPDNNNETCVAADFSQSGTWEDWPCDMERPFICYSSLVSKKVVKMKFESKNNLDLNDPAVMEAMLKQGSMRKWDPKQDPKWDPKWDPKRDPKRNPKWDPKWDPKRDGGEANVRKY; encoded by the exons ATGGGTTCTAATGGACTCTGGTACAACCACGGTTGTGACGGCAGCTTTTATTCAGTCTGTGCAGATGTCAGAG GGTCAAATGTGActtttgtcatcatcatcaccccTATGACATGGACTAAAGCCCAGAGCTACTGCAGAGATCACCACACAGACCTGGCCAGTGTGAGAAACATGACAGAGAACCAGGAGGTACAGGCGATGCTTACAGGAGGAGGTTTATACTGGATCGGCCTTTTCAGAGACTCCTGGAAGTGGTCAGATGGAAGTACCTCCTCATTCAGGTTCTGGAAGACCGGTCAACCTGATAACAACAACGAGACTTGCGTGGCTGCAGACTTCAGCCAATCAGGAACCTGGGAGGACTGGCCCTGTGACATGGAGAGACCGTTCATTTGCTACAGTTCAT TGGTGTCAAAGAAAGTGGTGAAAATGAAGTTtgagagcaagaacaatctGGATCTGAACGACCCTGCTGTGATGGAGGCCATGTTGAAGCAG GGGAGCATGCGAAAGTGGGACCCAAAGCAGGACCCAAAGTGGGACCCAAAGTGGGACCCAAAGCGGGACCCAAAGCGGAACCCAAAGTGGGACCCAAAGTGGGACCCAAAGCGTGAcggtggggaggcaaacgtcaggaAATATTGA